From Syntrophorhabdaceae bacterium, one genomic window encodes:
- a CDS encoding MFS transporter encodes MVHYAWVVAFTGTLVVILSHGFGRMSYSVILPSMKEGLALDYTQIGFIAMGNFIGYLCLAVIGGFLAARFGVRKVAFASLLVMGISLFLTGFAESFGSAFFLRLITGMGNGASYVPLMALPAAWFVMRKRGFATGIVAAGIGIGLTISGLILPYFISSHGRDGWRYAWHLLGGIVFLLSFVCYAFLRDSPADKGVSIYGGGDEPKSGPRVTLFSAWKDVVGQKEIWKLGSVYFMYGFSYIIYLTFFVAYLTKEMGLTTARAGALFALLGIFSIFCGIVWGSISDVVGRRYGSMLAYLTLAISYMIFTFWKGPGGFYVSAIVFGITAFSIPAIMAAAAGDAVGGRLAPAALGFITLFFGIGQAFGPPVAGWIKDATGSFAHAFLLSALVSLVGAAGSLVLKRKTP; translated from the coding sequence ATGGTACATTACGCATGGGTCGTGGCTTTCACGGGAACACTGGTAGTGATACTCTCTCATGGATTCGGCAGGATGTCGTATTCCGTGATCCTTCCTTCGATGAAAGAGGGTTTGGCCCTTGATTACACCCAGATCGGTTTCATCGCCATGGGCAATTTCATCGGCTATCTCTGCCTTGCCGTCATTGGAGGCTTCCTCGCGGCCCGGTTCGGCGTCAGGAAAGTGGCCTTCGCTTCCCTGCTGGTCATGGGCATCAGTCTTTTTCTCACCGGCTTCGCCGAATCTTTTGGCTCCGCTTTTTTTCTTCGCCTTATTACCGGCATGGGGAACGGGGCGAGCTATGTGCCCTTGATGGCGCTGCCCGCCGCATGGTTCGTAATGAGAAAAAGAGGCTTCGCCACAGGCATAGTGGCAGCGGGCATCGGTATCGGCCTGACCATCTCCGGACTAATACTCCCTTATTTTATCTCCAGCCACGGTCGGGATGGCTGGAGATATGCATGGCATCTCCTTGGAGGGATCGTCTTTCTCCTCTCCTTTGTCTGTTATGCCTTTTTGCGGGATAGTCCCGCGGACAAGGGGGTTTCCATCTATGGAGGCGGCGATGAGCCGAAGTCCGGACCCAGGGTTACCCTTTTCTCCGCCTGGAAAGATGTGGTGGGCCAAAAAGAGATATGGAAGCTCGGCTCCGTCTATTTCATGTATGGTTTCTCATATATAATATATCTTACGTTCTTTGTGGCCTACCTCACTAAAGAAATGGGACTCACCACGGCGAGGGCCGGCGCTCTCTTCGCCCTTCTCGGAATTTTCAGCATATTCTGCGGGATTGTGTGGGGCAGCATCTCAGACGTGGTCGGAAGAAGATACGGATCCATGCTCGCCTACCTCACCCTTGCGATCTCCTATATGATTTTCACGTTCTGGAAAGGCCCCGGCGGATTTTACGTGTCTGCAATAGTGTTCGGCATCACCGCCTTTTCAATTCCCGCCATAATGGCGGCTGCCGCGGGAGATGCCGTGGGAGGCCGGCTCGCTCCGGCGGCCCTGGGTTTCATTACCCTCTTCTTCGGCATAGGTCAGGCCTTCGGTCCGCCTGTGGCGGGATGGATAAAGGACGCTACAGGCTCCTTTGCCCATGCCTTTCTCCTGTCGGCCCTTGTCTCTCTCGTGGGCGCCGCAGGGTCGCTCGTGCTCAAAAGAAAAACCCCATAA
- a CDS encoding PaaI family thioesterase, which produces MEERTRRQFMKKVAEEPFARLLGIRLIEVDEGYAACEMEYREDMDNIHHMAHGGAVFSLIDEAFEISSNSHGTMAVALSMNVTYLKPATKQTLLRAESREVHCGRKTATYQITVKDAEGLIALCQALVYRKKDTIDFTE; this is translated from the coding sequence ATGGAAGAACGGACCCGCCGGCAGTTCATGAAGAAAGTAGCAGAAGAGCCTTTTGCCCGTTTGCTCGGTATACGCCTCATTGAAGTAGACGAGGGATATGCCGCCTGTGAAATGGAATACCGTGAAGATATGGATAATATTCATCACATGGCGCACGGAGGGGCTGTCTTCTCCCTCATAGACGAGGCCTTCGAGATAAGCTCGAACAGCCATGGCACTATGGCCGTGGCACTGAGCATGAATGTGACTTACCTTAAACCCGCGACGAAACAGACCCTTCTTCGTGCGGAATCGCGAGAGGTGCACTGCGGCAGAAAGACGGCAACTTATCAGATAACGGTAAAGGACGCTGAAGGTCTTATTGCCCTATGTCAGGCCCTTGTGTACCGCAAAAAAGATACAATAGATTTCACGGAATAA
- a CDS encoding surface-adhesin E family protein, with product MIRRLGFFCIVIFLALTTFGHGADEPSQVEHKWEPYSKDRQGVNFYYDKDAIVYGTDGVLKVWRKRDFPIRARYREIINLDEIDCFRQKYRALEIKVVGWDDSVESFKRVAEWSTIYGDSPEEYFLDTACKEFKKKKK from the coding sequence ATGATTCGTAGGCTGGGGTTTTTTTGTATCGTGATTTTCCTCGCCCTTACCACATTCGGCCATGGCGCCGATGAGCCCTCTCAGGTCGAGCATAAATGGGAGCCCTACTCGAAGGACAGGCAGGGGGTGAATTTTTATTATGACAAGGATGCCATCGTCTACGGGACCGATGGGGTGCTCAAGGTTTGGAGAAAACGTGACTTTCCGATCAGGGCCCGGTATAGGGAAATTATCAATCTGGACGAGATCGACTGTTTCAGACAGAAATATCGCGCATTGGAGATTAAGGTTGTAGGTTGGGATGATTCGGTCGAATCATTTAAACGCGTGGCGGAGTGGTCCACAATTTACGGTGATTCTCCGGAAGAATATTTTCTCGACACGGCATGTAAAGAGTTCAAGAAGAAAAAGAAATAG
- a CDS encoding acetyl-CoA C-acetyltransferase, whose amino-acid sequence MREAVIVSCARTAIGSFGASLKDVPVVQLGGLAINEAIKRAGIRPSKNKDKDVAPDIFNGKTDTELEAKYYNFDSSLKEVEIDEVIMGNVLQGGLGQNSARQACIQGGVPKETNAYTLNKVCSSGLRAIINGVQSIMTGDNEVVVAGGMENMSQAPFAVPSARWGARMFDTKMTDLMVLDGVWEIFYGYHMGVTAENIAAKYGITREEQDMFGLVSHQRAMKAIRDGVLKAEIVPVKIPQRKGDPIIFDTDERPMDTTMEKMGKLATAFKKDGTVTAGNASGLNDAASAAVLMSREKANQLGIKPMGKLIAYAAGGVDPAYMGLGPIPAIRKALKKANLTLDQIDLIELNEAFASQSIACIRELKVNMDKCNMFGGGISLGHPIGCTGARLVTTALYQMKRLGLRYGLVSMCIGGGQGLAAILESEA is encoded by the coding sequence ATGAGAGAGGCAGTAATAGTATCTTGTGCAAGAACGGCAATCGGCAGTTTCGGCGCTTCTTTGAAAGACGTTCCGGTCGTACAGCTGGGGGGGCTTGCAATTAATGAAGCGATAAAACGTGCGGGTATACGGCCTTCGAAGAACAAAGACAAAGACGTGGCACCCGACATCTTCAACGGGAAGACCGATACGGAACTGGAAGCGAAATATTATAACTTCGACAGCAGCCTGAAAGAAGTAGAGATCGACGAGGTCATAATGGGCAACGTCCTCCAGGGCGGCCTCGGCCAGAATTCGGCCAGACAGGCGTGCATTCAGGGCGGAGTCCCGAAAGAGACAAACGCATACACCTTGAACAAGGTCTGCTCCTCCGGACTGCGGGCCATCATCAACGGGGTACAGTCGATCATGACCGGCGACAATGAGGTTGTGGTTGCAGGCGGCATGGAGAACATGAGCCAGGCGCCGTTCGCAGTGCCTTCGGCCCGTTGGGGAGCGAGAATGTTCGACACCAAGATGACGGACCTCATGGTTCTTGACGGCGTATGGGAGATCTTCTATGGCTACCACATGGGCGTTACTGCCGAGAACATCGCCGCAAAATACGGCATCACCAGGGAAGAGCAGGATATGTTCGGTCTCGTCAGCCATCAGAGGGCAATGAAAGCAATCCGGGACGGCGTCCTCAAGGCGGAGATCGTTCCCGTGAAGATACCCCAGAGGAAAGGCGATCCCATCATATTCGATACGGATGAGAGACCCATGGACACTACAATGGAAAAAATGGGGAAACTGGCCACCGCATTCAAGAAAGACGGTACGGTGACGGCAGGAAACGCATCGGGCTTGAATGACGCGGCTTCGGCGGCGGTACTCATGTCGAGAGAGAAAGCCAATCAGCTGGGAATCAAGCCTATGGGCAAACTGATCGCCTACGCAGCAGGCGGTGTGGATCCCGCATATATGGGACTCGGTCCCATCCCTGCCATCAGAAAGGCCCTCAAAAAGGCAAACCTTACCCTCGACCAGATAGACCTGATCGAACTCAATGAAGCCTTTGCGTCCCAGTCGATCGCATGCATCAGGGAGCTTAAGGTAAATATGGACAAGTGCAACATGTTCGGCGGCGGCATCTCCCTCGGCCACCCGATCGGATGCACCGGCGCAAGACTTGTGACTACCGCCCTTTATCAGATGAAGAGGCTCGGCCTCAGATACGGACTCGTCTCCATGTGTATCGGCGGCGGGCAGGGATTGGCCGCAATCCTCGAGAGCGAGGCATAA
- a CDS encoding enoyl-CoA hydratase-related protein, translating into MDYKNLLLEINDGIGIIKINRPKALNSLNSETLVEIKDAAQKLSSDPDVRVVIVTGEGDKAFIAGADILEMKDLDAIEGMAFSQRGHEAFAVLENMRKPVIAAVNGYALGGGFEVALACDIIYASDKAKVGFPETTLGIFPGFGGTQRTAKLAGLGKAKELIFSGRTIGAQEAYEMGLLNKVVAHDQLMVEVMALANKIKANGPFSIGLAKECINKSLYLGMEEALMLEARDFGLCFATRDQKEGMTAFVEKRKPTFKGQ; encoded by the coding sequence ATGGACTACAAAAACCTGCTCCTTGAAATCAATGACGGCATAGGGATCATAAAGATAAACCGCCCGAAGGCGCTTAATTCCCTTAACTCAGAGACCCTCGTCGAGATAAAGGACGCGGCACAGAAGTTGAGCAGCGACCCTGACGTGAGGGTTGTGATCGTCACCGGAGAGGGAGACAAGGCCTTCATTGCCGGAGCCGATATACTCGAGATGAAAGACCTCGATGCCATCGAAGGCATGGCGTTCTCCCAGAGGGGCCACGAGGCCTTTGCGGTCCTCGAGAACATGAGGAAACCGGTAATCGCGGCGGTAAACGGATATGCCCTCGGCGGAGGGTTCGAGGTAGCCCTTGCATGCGACATCATCTATGCATCGGATAAGGCGAAAGTCGGTTTCCCTGAGACGACCCTCGGGATATTCCCCGGTTTCGGGGGCACCCAAAGGACCGCAAAACTTGCGGGTCTCGGGAAGGCCAAGGAACTCATATTTTCAGGAAGGACCATAGGGGCCCAGGAAGCATACGAGATGGGACTTCTCAACAAGGTAGTGGCCCACGACCAGCTGATGGTCGAGGTCATGGCCCTTGCGAACAAGATAAAAGCAAATGGTCCCTTCTCGATAGGACTGGCAAAGGAATGCATCAATAAAAGCCTTTATTTGGGCATGGAAGAGGCGCTCATGCTCGAAGCCAGGGATTTCGGGCTTTGTTTCGCTACCCGGGACCAGAAAGAAGGGATGACAGCCTTTGTAGAAAAACGAAAACCCACCTTTAAGGGTCAATAA